The Mesotoga sp. BH458_6_3_2_1 genome has a window encoding:
- a CDS encoding (2Fe-2S)-binding protein, with translation MKDKYVILTINGRKTTLVVEDRTTLLTALREYGVTSLKRGCEEGECGACTVIMNGLPQKSCLILAREAEGAEILTVEGLVEKGRLHPIQQAFIDEGAIQCGYCTPGMVMTTYALLSKNPSPEEEEIREALSGNICRCTGYLSIIRAVKKSADILSGKARGGELREDD, from the coding sequence ATGAAAGACAAATACGTGATTCTGACGATCAACGGTCGAAAGACCACTCTGGTAGTTGAAGATAGAACGACTCTTCTTACCGCTTTGAGAGAATACGGAGTCACTAGCCTCAAGAGAGGTTGTGAAGAGGGCGAGTGCGGTGCATGCACCGTAATCATGAATGGACTTCCCCAGAAGTCATGCCTAATACTGGCGCGAGAAGCCGAAGGGGCAGAGATCCTTACTGTGGAGGGGCTTGTGGAGAAAGGGAGACTTCATCCAATTCAGCAGGCCTTCATAGATGAAGGGGCGATTCAGTGTGGTTACTGCACACCCGGTATGGTGATGACAACATACGCTCTGCTATCGAAGAATCCATCGCCAGAAGAGGAGGAGATCAGAGAAGCCCTTTCGGGAAACATTTGCAGATGCACAGGTTACCTGTCAATAATCAGGGCAGTAAAGAAGAGCGCCGATATTCTCTCCGGAAAGGCAAGAGGAGGTGAACTGCGTGAAGACGATTAA
- a CDS encoding xanthine dehydrogenase family protein subunit M has protein sequence MHDFVLERPRSISEALDILKNHGEKAILKSGGTDVIVWLHKSLKEPEYLVDLTSIDGLRGIVINDDNIEIRALVTLNQVIEDNTMNRYFPALVQACKAHSDPLIRNRATVVGNICAAVPSGDMIAPLMCYEAKVEIVGSKGAREVRISDFITGPKRTSLSQEEIVTGIRIAIPFVETNGCYLKAIRREALDIAQAAVCCTLHKGDRREFRIAFCAVSPRPLRAVESEKLLNSSSIIDDSIIENAARLAAEAVNPITDVRASREYRIDMIRELTRRAISICLRGPAEEGGPR, from the coding sequence ATGCATGATTTCGTTCTTGAAAGACCGCGCTCGATCTCGGAAGCTTTAGACATTCTCAAAAATCATGGAGAGAAGGCTATTCTGAAGAGCGGCGGCACGGATGTCATTGTCTGGCTGCACAAGTCGCTTAAGGAGCCGGAATACTTAGTAGATCTGACTTCGATCGACGGGCTCAGAGGAATAGTGATAAACGATGACAACATAGAGATAAGAGCGCTTGTAACGCTAAATCAGGTTATCGAAGACAACACAATGAACCGGTACTTTCCGGCCCTGGTACAGGCCTGTAAAGCGCATTCCGATCCTTTGATCAGAAACCGCGCTACTGTGGTAGGCAATATCTGTGCCGCGGTCCCTTCCGGCGACATGATAGCGCCTCTGATGTGCTATGAAGCTAAGGTCGAAATCGTGGGATCGAAAGGCGCCAGGGAAGTTCGGATTTCTGATTTCATAACCGGGCCTAAGAGGACTTCCCTGAGTCAAGAGGAAATCGTAACAGGTATAAGAATTGCGATTCCATTTGTGGAAACAAACGGTTGCTACCTTAAGGCAATTAGGAGAGAGGCTCTCGATATTGCTCAGGCTGCAGTATGCTGCACCCTTCATAAGGGTGACAGGCGGGAGTTTAGAATCGCTTTCTGTGCCGTCTCACCCCGACCGCTGAGAGCAGTTGAGTCCGAGAAGCTACTAAACTCTTCCAGTATCATCGACGACAGCATTATTGAAAACGCTGCAAGGCTTGCTGCGGAGGCAGTCAACCCCATTACTGACGTGAGAGCTTCGAGAGAATACAGGATTGATATGATAAGAGAACTGACAAGAAGAGCAATATCGATTTGTCTAAGAGGTCCAGCGGAAGAAGGTGGTCCCAGATGA
- a CDS encoding cyclase family protein, translating into MVPKNWDKIRIYELSQPISHLTPPWPTYEPLQIKFFKRLAPNGANGQLLTHSNHVGTHLDGSLHFCTHGRDIASIPLNELVAPGVIVDLSDIAEDYGIYTSKDIEDRVEVKEGDILIINTGYHKYAFDQPEADEVRYMIKHPGPTREFAEWCKKKKIKWIGVDCGSADHPMNTKIRDWMPVQAKECDRYMQKKYGKSLQEIFPDEDYQLMHVLLFPYDIIHAENVGGEIDKILNKRMVIGCFPWRFVGGESCISRIVAFDEEE; encoded by the coding sequence ATGGTACCTAAGAACTGGGACAAGATCAGGATCTATGAGCTATCTCAACCGATCAGCCATCTCACGCCCCCATGGCCAACTTACGAGCCTCTACAAATAAAATTCTTCAAGAGGCTGGCCCCAAATGGAGCGAACGGGCAGTTATTGACTCACTCCAACCATGTCGGGACCCATCTGGACGGTTCTCTTCACTTCTGTACTCACGGAAGAGACATTGCAAGCATACCTCTGAATGAGCTCGTAGCTCCGGGAGTTATCGTGGATCTTTCAGACATTGCGGAGGATTATGGAATCTACACATCAAAGGATATTGAAGATAGGGTTGAGGTCAAGGAAGGAGATATTCTTATAATCAACACAGGATACCACAAATATGCCTTTGATCAGCCGGAAGCAGACGAAGTTAGATACATGATCAAGCATCCGGGGCCGACCAGAGAATTTGCCGAGTGGTGCAAGAAAAAGAAGATAAAGTGGATTGGAGTCGACTGCGGCTCGGCCGACCATCCGATGAACACGAAGATTCGCGACTGGATGCCTGTTCAGGCAAAAGAGTGCGATCGATATATGCAGAAAAAGTATGGAAAATCTCTTCAGGAGATTTTCCCTGACGAGGACTACCAGCTTATGCACGTGCTTCTCTTCCCGTACGACATAATACATGCCGAGAATGTCGGTGGAGAGATCGATAAGATATTGAACAAGAGAATGGTTATTGGCTGTTTCCCATGGAGATTCGTTGGTGGAGAATCTTGTATAAGCAGGATCGTAGCTTTCGATGAAGAGGAATAA